AGAGAATCCACccagttttcaaaataaaatgttatccagactcataataaataaaacagaagtggGGGGAGTGGCCCATGGGCCAGGAGTTTGAGACGCCtggtctaaacaaataccaacaGTAATGAAAGCAGTTGAAGATAAAGGCACTTCTTTAAGAtggttttgaataattttttctctaatggttaaaattttatttgtgaagaaagtgGTTTAAAAACGTTGAGGTGAAACTAATGGCGATAACCTGTTTGTCAGGTGCTTATCACTAAGGCAACTGCCTTAAGTTAGTCCCTTTAAACAACTCATTATTAATGAATGATATAACATTGCATCtttaatgtaaaacatgttagTGTGGTTTATTTGAAACAATGGTGTCTGCTACACCTCCTGCAGAAGATCCAGAAGGCAACCTTTCTGGTACAATTACTGTACagcaacaggggaaaaaaacaaaaaaaacaaaaaacaaaaacagtggtAAATTGAAAAAcgtgaaaatatttaatttttttcaaatgatgaTGGAAAAAGCCAGAAAATTATACCTGTTATCATTAAGATTGTGATTATTATATCctaatttacattaaaatatactGCAATAATGCATACAATAGAATTCTTCTCAAAATGTGTTCCTAAATCTCATGATAAATTCGCTCTTCTAAAACTGATTCCCACCAATCAAATAAGTTGAGGTATACATGTGATCTGATTGTAGATTCTCGAGACAAGACATGAAGAAGTAATAAAAGGTATTTCCTTCGGGAGACAGAATGGCATACAGGCCTAAAGCTATGTAAGTTAGGTAATATACATGTTGGGCACCAATTTAACTGGGTAGAAAAAACTCAACATGTCATGCTTTGTTTTCTACCACTGGGAGTATCAATCTACAGCATAGATAGTACATGAGGACAGGTCTGATAGTCTGATCTCTTAGTCCATAGATGAGGGAAGTCAGACATCTGGgtaagataacaaaaaacatataaaaagcaTTTTGAATGCGCAAAAGTATTAATCTTGTAACAATCATTGAAAGAGATATCAACAGTGGGTAGTAAATAGTTGAGGAGAGGCTGAGGCACAGCTGTATCAGATTCAACACCAGTGTGTTACGAGCTTTATGGGCTAAAGCTTTGTCAGTGGAGGCCGACCTGGCTGCTAATATCACACCAATATAAGAGAACATGACTGCCACTccagcagacacaaacacaaaactagtGAAAGCTTTGTCATAATGATCAGACTTTGACCCAAGCAGTATAGCTATATCAGAACAAAGGCCTTTCACCTCTAAACTATTCAACTTTTCAAATAGttctaaaaacaacaaagttcGAATAATAATGTTTAGAAAACTGATTGTCCAAATCACAGTGACAGCTGCCCCTGTGTttctgatggtgatgatggcagCATGCCTCAGTGGGTAACACACAGCAACATATCTCTCCAGAGGCATCACCACCAGTGTGAGAGGAGAGACCACAGTTGTGAGATTAGTGAAGCTAATGAGAACAGTACATACAGGATATGACACTTTTATTCTAAGAACCGCAAGAATTAAATGAACCTGACTCTGTCCCAGCTGTACAGTGTCTGCAAAAAGGAGGTTATAAAGAAGAACATAACGGCAGGTCTCACGAAACACCGGTTTACTCCTCAGAGTGAACAACATGATCCCATTAATGACAAGAAACACACAGGATGGAAGTGTAGTTAGAACTGAAATCATCACCTCTTCTGGTAACCCCTGATATTGGACAGTGATGTTAGTGAGAGACGGAGATATACTTGACATTGCAGAGAAAACTGAAGGCAAATATTACACTGTTGAAGAGACTGAAATACAAATATCAATGGTGTATAAGAAAAACTAAATGGCAAGTAAATACAGTTACCTGTGTAGACTTAGCAGCTAGTTAGTCCTTGTTACCATGTGGGCAGAGCTGTTCTGCAGCGTTTTCTTGAACTCGCATACAATTTATGATGTTTGTCCTAGCAACCACTTGATGACACACATCACATGTCAGCATGTTAACCAGATCACTAACCAGTGATGTAATCTTTCTTTCTCACATGTAGTGTGAGTTAATAATGCATGTGTTGTGCTGTTGTCCATTGTTGTGAGTCTGGGTCTGAACTACATGACAACCATTTTATAAACCTGACgctgtgtaaatgtaaatgaaaatgtaaccTTCTAGTTGTAACAAATATTTTAGGTTGTTAAAgaagagcagctgaaacaatATCATAACAACAGAGGACAATTTATTCAGGGTTTGATGGCAGTTTGCCATCTATAACCAGtatcacattactttggacTGGAGCATGTATATCATTAATAATTGCAGGACATCATCATCACCCTTTTCACATCTGCCATGCATGCAAAGGAACTTTACTAACAATAATTATAATGTACAACTGTCCTTTACCCAGTGGCGGTcgtagcctgtttggcgccctgggcgagcatccccgccggcaccccccaaccccccatagcAATCGCCGCAGCAGcacctaccgcactactccacttggggggtaatgagcacctgctgtgtggtgcatgtagccttctgccatggtctgacagacaggttttaacagaaggtccccccaccatcacaggcacactcagaatttcttttaaattttatttgaaaaaacatggaagaaactgaaatattacacagcttctgcttaccttcatgtttgcttgtttctcctattcttcttttctctttttcctaaactgcacacctgatggctttgaccttttcctttccatctgccataATTCGCACTGAAGCGGAATAGGTTatcaccaccgcccatccccagggttgtcagatctgactgacagttgccagcccaacacaacaaaacctccattgaaactaatgttaatagcaccaggtgtgatatatatttaactagaagcactcagagagcgcaaacctcctcCAAgaccatagggtcactgacgctgtaatacgtgtatctaaatactgtgaaataatctttcatctttcccagacaacaattatcccctatcccgcaatagtgtgttacctcgaccagatcgcggctcctgaccgtagtagggagacctctggttTCTACTTCacttggctcgtggctggtaactaacttgctcatccatgtgggtcagcttcagcaaggcggagaaatgcagcaagtcgaaggattttagcaacagaacttttattccttgGCTAGTCCGCTGTATTGGAAGTGGAAAGTCAGCCttaaatcaataaaaccacatgcaaagggagtggattttctgaataaaaacgACTGACGTTTAAATTtaacttcatattttaaatgGTCCAACGCCCaatgaaatatttactgttCTTCGGGGAGGGTCCCTGGGGCCGTGCGAGTGAGAGGGCCGCTTCCCCGGGTCCCATTTCCCGTTCAAAATGCTCTCATTCCAGCTCTGGGGGAGCTCGGAGCTCCAGGGTGTGATGCTGAATGATTTTGCCCGGCCATGGCTCACTTCCCTTGGAtacaatgtgtggaggaggtgCCTCTCCCTCCGGCGGAGGTCAGGGAGGCGGGCCCAGGGCCCTGCGAGTGAACGGGCCGCTTCTCCGGGTTCCTCATCTCCTCTTTCCCTCTTCCCTCAGGCTGACTTGCCACTTCCAATATGGCGAACATATCGCAGTGACACGGTCCATGTCATGATGTTTCTGTAAACTGCTCAGGTATCAACAGTGAACGTGtctgttttctctccatctctttttatTACCTGATCACTGCTAGCGCCCGCAGATGAAGACGAGCATATGTCTATGAAGATGAGGCTTCTGCTTTACTTTCATAGCATGGGAAATCTCCAACACAGACTTAAAATGCTGTGCAAATCTGTCaagatcatattttttcctctgagattcGAGTCATGTATTCATATAAGCTGCTTGTATCGGTGAAGCATCttatctttcaaaaccaatcacatacatatagaaTATCGATGAGCCCTTCCCAGTTCCCACGGCccctgaatgcaacagctgggactatgttgttcagccactgtgctgagctgtcagtcatgattCCACACCCCCGTCATCTGAGGCTCCGCCCCCCAAGCCAAAACAGGGCCAAAAGTTTAAACTCGAAgaaaaaatctgaaactgcgaaaaaaaaaatctgaaagtgcaaaaaaaaaatttatttttttttagtctcatcttttttttttcagttgcaaaactttttttcattttcaaactatttttttt
The window above is part of the Archocentrus centrarchus isolate MPI-CPG fArcCen1 chromosome 14, fArcCen1, whole genome shotgun sequence genome. Proteins encoded here:
- the LOC115791887 gene encoding odorant receptor 131-2-like, translated to MSSISPSLTNITVQYQGLPEEVMISVLTTLPSCVFLVINGIMLFTLRSKPVFRETCRYVLLYNLLFADTVQLGQSQVHLILAVLRIKVSYPVCTVLISFTNLTTVVSPLTLVVMPLERYVAVCYPLRHAAIITIRNTGAAVTVIWTISFLNIIIRTLLFLELFEKLNSLEVKGLCSDIAILLGSKSDHYDKAFTSFVFVSAGVAVMFSYIGVILAARSASTDKALAHKARNTLVLNLIQLCLSLSSTIYYPLLISLSMIVTRLILLRIQNAFYMFFVILPRCLTSLIYGLRDQTIRPVLMYYLCCRLILPVVENKA